Sequence from the Fulvivirga ligni genome:
AGGCTATGACTTTAGACGAAGATTTCCTTCGTGCTTTAGAATATGGTATGCCTCCAACAGCTGGTCTGGGAGTAGGAATTGATAGATTGTCAATGATCATGACCAATTCTAACTCTATCCAGGATGTGCTTTTCTTCCCTCAAATGAAGCCAGAGAAGAAAGTGGCTTATGCTACAGTAGAAGACTATGCGAAAATAGGAATTAGAGAAGATCTAGTGCCAATTATTCAAAAGCTTGGCTTGCTTACAGTGAAGCAGGTGAAGGAAGCAAATGCCAATAAGTTATTTAATGATGTATGTGGTACACGTAAGAAGATGAAACTTAATGACGTGAAAAACCCAACATTAGAAGAAGTTACAGCATGGATTGAAGGGTAATCCTTCTTGGCAAAACTTATAAACCAAAAGGCTATCTCAATGAGGTAGCCTTTTTTGATTTTATAGAAAACTGAACATTAGTTGTCGTAGAAACTTCTTGTTCTGTTCAGTTTAAGGTCTTGAAGTAGAGCTGATTTTACTCTTATGGTGAAGTTGTAGTTAGTGTAAACTCCAAATGGAGTCCAGTTTAAGTTCATCTCCCAGCAGTGTAGGTCTCTTGAAATTCCAAAAGTAGTGGCAGAGACTGCTTTTTTCACAAAGTCATAACCAGTATTAAAGGTTATTTTCCATTTTTCAGATAGTGAAAAGTCACCAGACATACGGAGCGTCTGAGTGATGTTGGCTTCCTTAAAACCTACTTTTGAATAGTTAAAACTATAGTTAAGCCTTAAACTCCAGGGGATAGTAAAATCTACATAAGAGTCCGGGTTGTTCAGCAAATAATCCTTGTCTGTTTGGTTGAGGTCTGAATTGTTAATTCTGTCTCGCGTTTCTTCATCGCTCTTCTGGCCTTTGGGGTTTAAATTGGTGCTCAGGGCAATGTTAGCATTACTCAGCTGCCCTAATCCCTGGCCGTTATTCCAGGCATATTGATCTATTCTGGTTTGCGTGATAACCTGCTCACCTCTAGAGTTTTCAGAGATATTATCAATTCTATATAAATACGGGTTTACCGTACCTGATAGGTTAACGTTAACTTTCTTTTTGAAAACTGAGGTGTTAGCTCTGAATGTAATATTCGAAAGTTTAAAAGAGTCTGCTACGAAGTTATATGAGGTGTTAAATCCAAAGCTATTGAGTATGGGAATCTTCTCGGCCTTGTTGGTCGAGTCTGCCTTGGCTTCGTTTTTCATTTCCAGGGAGTTGTTTAAGCCAAAACTGATGGACCCACTTTCGCCATAGGAGGGTGCTGAATAAACATATCCCTGATATCTAGATTTTAACTGTACATCTCCTTCTTCGGTAGTAAGCTGTTGCCAATAATCGTATTTAGGATCCCCAAAATCTGGCCGATAGGAAAGTGACATGGTTGGGTTCATTACGTGCCTTATCTTTATCTTACCTTGTTTCAAATTAAAGAAACCATACAGTCGGGTACTAAAGCTGGTGCTGAAGCTGTACTCATATACTCTGTTGAATCCTGGAATAGTGTCTGCGATTTGAGCTGTTGTGCCGTCATCATCCAGCTCCCATTGTAGTTTGTCGAAATACCAGTTTTCGGAATAGTTGAATGATGGTGAAGCAGTGAAGTACTTTAAAAGTTTAAAAGAAGTACTTAAAGGAATCTTATGCTGAAGCCCTTTTCTTGAATTTTCGAAGAACAAACCCAGATTATCAAAGGTAAATGGAGCAATACTATCCTGTGCAGGATTAGAGCCAATTCGGCCTAAATTGTTAGTGATGTTGTTGGTTCCGGTTAGCGAGTATCTTACGTTAAGTTTTTCCACCCAGCTGTCTGAAGCTCCATTTTTACTTTTAAATGGATAAACATTGGTCATGTTAAATGACAAAGAGGGTAAAAGTAAATCCACCTCTCTGGTAGAAACGTCTTGGTTGTGTCTCATACTCAAACCCAGAGAGAAGGGAGTGCCCTGAAAAGTTTTTGAGTAAGATACGTTGGAGCTTAGCTTTCTGGTAAAGTTGTTGATTCCGTTCTGGCCATCATCAGTGCTAAATCCTAAATAGTTATTTGAGTTGTATGACGAAGTTGCAGCGTTTACTGAAGCAGAAAAACGGCTATTGCCTTTAGACTGAGGTGTATGGCTAATGGATAGTCGGTAGTCATTTCGAGTATCTTGATCTTCTATATTGGATGAAAGTCTGAGTTTAGTGTAATCGAAGTTGATATTACCATTATAGGCATATCTCTTTTTGTATACAGTGTTTAAATGAACTCCATGTCCTCCTTTAGAATAAACATCGCCTCTAAGGGCGACTTTCACATAATCACTTATATCGAAAAA
This genomic interval carries:
- a CDS encoding putative LPS assembly protein LptD — encoded protein: MSSAKYTLLLVFFGLFISICHAQTPEKNLNAPTETLGKKSINADTTVNSDSTVLVADSLKNETPKGDIQTTINYSARDSINFSISTKIVKLYGDAKIDYGNIKLEADEIEIDYNKQTLTAHGKLDSLGRKVGYPIFQNGAETYETKDIIYNFKTGNAKITEVVTQQGEGYLHGKTVFKNSENELFSIDNTYTTCDLAHPHYRIRARKTKAIPDDKIVAGPFNLEINDVPTPLGFIFGMFPAKNEASSGIIIPSYGEERVRGFYLRGGGYFFDISDYVKVALRGDVYSKGGHGVHLNTVYKKRYAYNGNINFDYTKLRLSSNIEDQDTRNDYRLSISHTPQSKGNSRFSASVNAATSSYNSNNYLGFSTDDGQNGINNFTRKLSSNVSYSKTFQGTPFSLGLSMRHNQDVSTREVDLLLPSLSFNMTNVYPFKSKNGASDSWVEKLNVRYSLTGTNNITNNLGRIGSNPAQDSIAPFTFDNLGLFFENSRKGLQHKIPLSTSFKLLKYFTASPSFNYSENWYFDKLQWELDDDGTTAQIADTIPGFNRVYEYSFSTSFSTRLYGFFNLKQGKIKIRHVMNPTMSLSYRPDFGDPKYDYWQQLTTEEGDVQLKSRYQGYVYSAPSYGESGSISFGLNNSLEMKNEAKADSTNKAEKIPILNSFGFNTSYNFVADSFKLSNITFRANTSVFKKKVNVNLSGTVNPYLYRIDNISENSRGEQVITQTRIDQYAWNNGQGLGQLSNANIALSTNLNPKGQKSDEETRDRINNSDLNQTDKDYLLNNPDSYVDFTIPWSLRLNYSFNYSKVGFKEANITQTLRMSGDFSLSEKWKITFNTGYDFVKKAVSATTFGISRDLHCWEMNLNWTPFGVYTNYNFTIRVKSALLQDLKLNRTRSFYDN